Proteins found in one Gammaproteobacteria bacterium genomic segment:
- a CDS encoding monovalent cation/H+ antiporter complex subunit F, protein MIAGALIAMMVVMLIVFLRAWLGPSLYDRILAINTFGTATVLAIAILGFYMQRPVFMDIAIVYSLINFTGTVAILKLYHFSDLGHREEDES, encoded by the coding sequence TTGATCGCAGGCGCGCTAATCGCAATGATGGTGGTCATGCTAATTGTGTTTTTACGCGCATGGCTAGGGCCTTCTTTGTATGATCGCATTTTGGCAATTAATACATTTGGCACAGCAACAGTATTGGCGATTGCTATTCTTGGCTTTTATATGCAGCGCCCAGTATTTATGGACATTGCGATAGTATATTCACTGATTAATTTTACAGGTACTGTTGCGATTCTAAAGTTATATCACTTTAGTGATCTAGGTCATCGTGAAGAGGACGAATCGTAA
- a CDS encoding cation:proton antiporter subunit C, with translation MIELIENQYNYWICMLLMMAGLYIVIDHTNLLKKLIGLNIFQTSVFILFISMGKLDGGTAPILEEGYRAFSNPLPHVLILTAIVVSVATTAVGLALVVSINKRYQSIDEQEIEKIELEEE, from the coding sequence ATGATTGAACTTATAGAAAATCAATATAATTACTGGATCTGCATGTTACTCATGATGGCAGGCTTGTACATCGTGATAGACCATACCAATTTGCTAAAGAAGCTCATTGGCTTAAATATTTTTCAAACATCGGTATTTATTTTATTTATTTCAATGGGCAAACTTGACGGTGGTACTGCACCTATTTTAGAAGAAGGTTACCGAGCATTCTCAAATCCATTACCACATGTCCTGATTCTAACTGCAATTGTAGTCAGTGTTGCCACTACTGCGGTAGGTCTAGCATTGGTGGTAAGTATCAATAAGCGCTATCAATCCATCGACGAACAAGAAATTGAAAAAATCGAGCTAGAAGAAGAGTGA
- a CDS encoding Rieske (2Fe-2S) protein → MPFIKLCKFDELTEVDSRGFVISEFSPTRNIFIVRNYESVVAYENSCPHNFAPLDWSPDNFLSQEKDYIQCASHGALFEIENGHCIYGPCLGQSLHSIEVKVEDGFVYAFL, encoded by the coding sequence ATGCCTTTTATTAAGCTTTGTAAATTTGATGAGTTAACTGAAGTTGATTCTCGAGGTTTTGTTATATCAGAGTTTTCACCTACGCGTAATATTTTTATTGTTCGCAATTACGAATCTGTCGTCGCTTATGAAAATAGTTGTCCTCATAACTTTGCACCTTTGGATTGGTCCCCTGACAATTTTTTGAGTCAAGAAAAAGACTATATCCAATGTGCTAGCCACGGCGCTTTATTCGAAATAGAAAATGGACACTGTATTTATGGACCTTGTCTAGGCCAATCGTTGCATTCTATTGAAGTTAAAGTTGAGGATGGATTTGTGTATGCCTTTTTATAA
- a CDS encoding monovalent cation/H+ antiporter subunit D family protein: MIAAHYPILQVVIPLIAAPLCSLLPRSRLPWMLATSIAWISFAISIFLIFQVNANGTLSYELGSWPAPWGIQYYIDTISAFVLVLVTAIAAITLLASRQLVENEIDSSKHSLFYTAFLLCLTGLLGIVATGDAFNVFVFLEISSLSSYAMIAMGDNRKALTASYEYLIMGTIGATFILIGIGLLYMQTGTLNMLDLKARIHDVDSFRSVHAAFAFFTVGICLKLALFPLHHWLPNAYAHAPSVVSIFLAATATKVALYLLYRVFYTIFGFDFSFSLLHLGYILLPLSIIAIVISAFTAIFQPGVKRLLAYSSLGQIGYMTMGISLETKAGLIASIIHLFNHAFIKGALFMCMACIIARIHSTRLEHLAGVGRVMPWTSAAFVIAGLALIGVPLTSGFISKWYLVLAILEKDYWWLALIVLFTSLLSVIYIWRVIEQMYFREPNEGYIDVKEAPPLLLTCTWVMVLITLYFGIDTRYPVEMATAAAQALLK; encoded by the coding sequence GTGATTGCAGCACATTACCCAATTCTACAGGTTGTAATACCGCTTATTGCAGCCCCATTATGTAGCCTGCTACCTAGATCAAGACTTCCTTGGATGTTAGCGACTTCTATTGCTTGGATTTCATTTGCTATTTCCATTTTTTTAATCTTTCAAGTAAATGCAAATGGAACTCTTAGCTATGAACTTGGTAGTTGGCCTGCACCTTGGGGCATACAATATTATATCGATACCATCAGTGCTTTTGTTTTAGTTTTGGTAACCGCTATTGCCGCAATCACACTGTTAGCATCACGCCAATTAGTCGAAAACGAGATAGACTCAAGCAAACATTCATTATTTTATACTGCATTTTTACTTTGCTTAACAGGCTTACTAGGCATTGTCGCTACTGGCGATGCATTTAATGTATTCGTATTTCTAGAAATTAGCTCGCTTTCTTCCTATGCCATGATTGCCATGGGAGATAATCGCAAGGCATTAACCGCATCCTATGAATATTTAATCATGGGTACTATTGGAGCTACTTTTATTCTTATTGGCATCGGTTTGTTGTATATGCAGACCGGAACATTAAATATGCTTGACTTAAAAGCTCGCATCCATGACGTAGATAGCTTCCGTAGCGTTCATGCTGCATTTGCATTCTTTACTGTAGGAATTTGCTTAAAACTAGCCCTGTTTCCATTACACCATTGGCTGCCGAATGCTTATGCACATGCCCCTTCAGTCGTTAGTATCTTTTTAGCTGCTACCGCAACCAAAGTTGCCTTATATTTACTCTACAGAGTTTTCTACACTATATTTGGTTTTGACTTTTCATTTAGTTTACTTCACCTAGGCTACATTCTATTGCCACTATCAATCATCGCGATTGTTATAAGTGCGTTCACCGCAATTTTTCAACCTGGAGTCAAACGTTTATTAGCTTATTCCAGCTTGGGTCAGATTGGTTACATGACCATGGGCATTTCACTGGAGACAAAAGCTGGATTGATCGCCAGTATTATTCACTTGTTTAATCACGCCTTTATTAAAGGTGCATTATTTATGTGTATGGCATGCATAATTGCGCGCATTCACTCTACTCGCTTAGAACATTTAGCTGGTGTAGGACGAGTCATGCCCTGGACTTCAGCGGCCTTTGTAATAGCTGGACTTGCATTAATCGGTGTACCTCTAACATCTGGATTCATTAGCAAGTGGTACTTAGTATTGGCTATCTTAGAAAAAGATTATTGGTGGTTAGCGCTAATTGTTTTATTCACTTCGCTATTGTCAGTCATTTATATTTGGCGTGTGATTGAGCAAATGTATTTTCGCGAACCTAATGAAGGTTATATTGATGTCAAAGAAGCACCTCCGTTATTACTCACATGCACCTGGGTAATGGTATTAATCACCCTATACTTTGGCATTGATACTCGCTATCCAGTAGAAATGGCAACAGCTGCAGCTCAGGCATTGCTTAAATAA
- a CDS encoding Na(+)/H(+) antiporter subunit B — protein MSVRKNPILLESSHLLIPAILLFALYVQFHGDYGPGGGFQAGVIFASGIILYALLHGIKRAEKVISLNTAKIFAALGLLLYAGVGVFGILLGGNYLDYNVLAHDPIHGQHWGILIIELGVGLTVAAVIISIFYAFAKFKR, from the coding sequence ATGAGTGTAAGAAAAAATCCTATTTTACTTGAATCTAGTCATTTGCTGATTCCTGCAATATTATTATTTGCTTTGTATGTTCAATTCCACGGAGATTACGGTCCTGGAGGTGGTTTTCAAGCCGGCGTTATTTTTGCCAGTGGTATTATTTTGTATGCTTTACTGCATGGTATAAAGCGCGCAGAAAAAGTGATCTCTTTAAATACTGCAAAAATCTTTGCTGCACTCGGTTTGCTTCTATATGCAGGTGTTGGTGTGTTTGGAATTCTACTCGGCGGCAATTATTTAGATTATAACGTCCTTGCACATGACCCCATACATGGACAACATTGGGGAATATTAATCATTGAGCTTGGCGTTGGCTTAACCGTTGCAGCTGTAATTATTTCTATTTTTTATGCTTTTGCTAAGTTTAAAAGATAA
- a CDS encoding DUF4040 domain-containing protein, which produces MLAFTAIAIIAMRNILSVIMLGGIYSLLSATFFVLLDAVDVAFTEAAVGAGISMVLFLSALAVTGKHQALTRKNHMIPIFVVLVTGAGLIYSTSDMPAFGDPNAPVHTHVAPRYIQQSGEEIGIPNIVTSVLASYRGFDTLGEVTVVFTALIAVLLLLGLNRGSRQDKS; this is translated from the coding sequence ATGCTTGCGTTCACTGCGATCGCGATTATTGCTATGCGTAATATTCTGTCAGTCATTATGTTGGGTGGTATATATAGCTTACTATCTGCAACATTCTTTGTACTATTAGATGCAGTTGATGTTGCATTTACAGAAGCTGCCGTCGGCGCAGGCATCTCTATGGTTTTATTCTTAAGTGCACTTGCAGTGACTGGCAAACATCAGGCCCTGACTCGCAAGAATCATATGATTCCCATATTTGTTGTGTTAGTGACCGGCGCAGGATTAATCTATTCTACTAGCGATATGCCTGCATTTGGCGACCCTAACGCACCAGTTCATACTCATGTAGCACCACGCTACATACAACAAAGCGGTGAAGAAATCGGCATACCCAACATAGTCACATCGGTACTCGCTAGTTACAGAGGGTTTGATACCTTGGGCGAAGTGACCGTAGTATTCACGGCATTAATTGCGGTTTTACTTTTACTTGGACTTAATAGGGGCTCACGCCAAGACAAATCATGA
- the mnhG gene encoding monovalent cation/H(+) antiporter subunit G produces the protein MQSLTQFLSTLLVLVGSLFCLIGALGIMKMPSFITRVHAASLIDSFGAILIISGLILYAGLTLTAIKLILILLFLLITGPTAIHALVNTALHEDRHFITDTDEDSSSNT, from the coding sequence ATGCAGTCATTAACTCAATTCTTAAGTACCTTATTAGTATTAGTAGGTAGCTTGTTTTGCTTAATTGGCGCACTCGGCATCATGAAAATGCCTAGTTTCATTACACGTGTTCATGCAGCCAGCTTAATCGATAGCTTCGGTGCTATTTTGATTATAAGTGGTTTGATTTTATACGCGGGGCTCACTCTAACTGCGATCAAGCTAATTTTGATTTTGCTGTTTCTACTCATCACAGGCCCCACCGCTATTCATGCTTTGGTCAATACAGCGCTACATGAAGACCGTCATTTCATAACCGACACTGATGAGGATTCGTCATCGAACACATAA
- a CDS encoding Na(+)/H(+) antiporter subunit D: MNDFINHPGMILILGGIAILFMPGNMRRIVTFTLPIVALLGFLAYPDELILTVNLFDFTLDPIRIDGISWIFTLIFIIAAFLTAIYSLHKSDRFEQSMIAIYAGSAIGAVLAGDLLTLFIFWEISALSSAIIVWLGTGHDSRRAGMRYLLIHITSGLLLMLGSILHYQQTDSILFDAMSINTLSGLLIFLAFGIKCAFPLLHNWLQDAYPEASPVGTVALSAFTTKLAVYCLARGYAGTESLIWIGALMTAFPIFYAVIENDLRKVLSYSLNNQLGFMVVGVGVGTELALNGTAAHAFAHILYKALLFMSMGAVLHRIGTCKATELGGLYKSMPWTTIFCLIGAMSISAFPLFSGFISKGIILYAVAEEGHWITWLVLLFASAGVLHHSGIKVPFFSFFAHDQGLSCKEAPLNMLLAMAITAIMCILLGVFPQIFYQWLPYSMEFHPYTFDHTITQLQLIFFSLLAFTVLYRNGWYPPEIRSVNLDLDWFYRKPLNSLVGSMTVGLGSLLTGIQNFKQGSIKLITTFALQAHGPKSYIARGASVGSMVIWVAVLLSACLIFYYF, translated from the coding sequence ATGAATGATTTCATTAATCATCCCGGCATGATTTTAATTCTTGGCGGCATCGCTATTTTATTTATGCCTGGCAACATGCGTCGTATTGTCACGTTTACACTACCAATAGTTGCACTACTCGGTTTCTTAGCATATCCAGATGAATTAATTCTTACAGTTAATTTATTTGATTTCACTTTAGATCCAATTCGTATAGATGGTATAAGCTGGATCTTCACACTTATATTTATAATCGCAGCCTTCTTAACTGCAATATACTCACTACACAAATCGGATAGATTTGAGCAATCAATGATTGCTATCTATGCGGGTTCTGCAATTGGCGCTGTGCTTGCTGGAGATTTACTTACTTTATTCATCTTTTGGGAAATAAGCGCCTTATCTTCTGCAATTATTGTTTGGCTTGGCACTGGACATGATAGTCGACGAGCCGGCATGCGCTATCTATTGATACATATTACTTCAGGCTTATTATTGATGCTTGGCAGTATTTTGCATTACCAGCAAACCGACTCTATATTATTTGATGCTATGTCAATTAACACCTTATCAGGATTGTTAATCTTTCTTGCGTTTGGCATCAAGTGTGCGTTCCCATTACTGCATAACTGGTTACAGGATGCATACCCAGAAGCTAGCCCCGTGGGTACTGTTGCATTATCCGCATTTACCACAAAACTTGCTGTGTACTGTCTAGCAAGAGGCTATGCTGGCACCGAGTCGTTAATATGGATCGGAGCATTAATGACTGCCTTTCCTATTTTTTATGCTGTAATTGAAAATGATTTACGTAAAGTACTTTCTTACAGTCTTAACAATCAACTAGGATTCATGGTAGTAGGAGTAGGCGTAGGAACAGAATTAGCTTTAAACGGAACTGCTGCACACGCGTTTGCACATATTCTATATAAAGCCTTACTGTTTATGAGCATGGGAGCCGTTCTACATAGAATTGGAACTTGCAAAGCCACCGAACTCGGAGGTTTGTATAAATCCATGCCATGGACAACCATTTTTTGTCTTATTGGTGCAATGTCGATTTCGGCATTCCCACTATTTAGCGGCTTTATTTCGAAGGGAATCATACTATACGCCGTAGCCGAAGAAGGTCATTGGATTACTTGGCTTGTGTTACTGTTTGCTTCTGCAGGTGTTTTACATCACTCAGGTATCAAGGTACCTTTCTTTAGTTTCTTCGCTCATGATCAGGGGCTAAGTTGCAAAGAGGCACCTCTGAATATGTTATTAGCCATGGCTATTACTGCAATAATGTGTATTTTACTTGGAGTATTCCCTCAAATTTTCTATCAATGGCTCCCTTATTCAATGGAATTTCACCCCTACACTTTTGACCACACGATTACACAACTACAACTAATTTTCTTTTCTTTACTAGCATTCACAGTTTTATACCGAAATGGTTGGTATCCACCAGAAATTAGATCTGTCAACTTAGACTTAGACTGGTTTTACCGTAAACCACTTAATAGCTTAGTAGGATCAATGACTGTTGGCCTTGGTTCTTTACTAACAGGTATTCAAAACTTTAAACAAGGCAGTATTAAACTAATTACCACTTTTGCCTTACAGGCGCACGGTCCTAAAAGCTATATTGCGCGCGGAGCTTCAGTAGGAAGCATGGTGATTTGGGTGGCGGTGTTACTCAGTGCTTGTTTGATATTCTATTACTTTTGA
- a CDS encoding Na+/H+ antiporter subunit E, which yields MKTIIFSFTSLIILWLLLSGYFKTNLIVLGILSCGFVTYLSIKLKIYSSNHERIKFNLHLPLYIPWLLKEIVKSNLHVARCILSSSDSIQPQTICSKPSQKTNTGLAVHANSITLTPGTISVDINDNEILVHALTDHTAKGITNGDIDKRVSKLEDGIN from the coding sequence TTGAAAACAATCATTTTTAGTTTTACCAGCTTAATTATACTTTGGTTACTGCTGTCTGGTTACTTCAAGACCAATTTAATTGTGTTGGGAATTCTCTCCTGCGGCTTTGTCACATACCTATCCATAAAACTCAAGATTTATAGCTCTAACCATGAGCGCATAAAATTTAATCTTCACTTACCTTTATATATTCCTTGGTTACTCAAAGAGATAGTTAAATCCAATTTGCATGTTGCTCGTTGTATCTTATCCTCGTCTGATAGCATTCAACCACAGACGATCTGTTCTAAGCCCTCACAGAAAACCAATACCGGTTTAGCTGTGCATGCTAATAGCATTACCCTGACGCCCGGCACCATTAGCGTAGATATTAATGACAATGAAATTCTTGTACATGCTTTAACAGATCATACTGCTAAAGGTATAACTAACGGCGACATCGATAAGCGTGTTAGCAAATTAGAGGACGGTATAAATTGA
- a CDS encoding NAD-dependent epimerase/dehydratase family protein yields the protein MPTHNTPQPIIIGCGFLGKHIATLLQEKQQCPTCVVRSQLSHQQLMEHNLRAVICDLDHELSNQSEFDLINNQIYYLAPPSSSDNKDHRIDNFLSLCRTNQPSKIVYISTSGVYGDCQGNWVSEESPVAPISTRAKRRVYAEKSLTSYCNQYGCDYIILRVGGIYGPDRLPIDRLKNLTVICPEEAPYSNRIHVADLASVCFSAMSNNIQNEVINVSDGNSTSMSDYYYKIADFAGLPRPPCVPMSEAQYKLSAGMLSFINESRLLSTEKMNRLLDIEIQFPTLELGLEDCFKNSALKNL from the coding sequence GTGCCGACACACAATACTCCGCAACCAATTATTATCGGCTGCGGATTTCTAGGGAAACACATAGCGACACTACTGCAAGAAAAACAACAATGTCCCACCTGCGTTGTTCGGTCTCAACTTAGTCACCAGCAATTAATGGAGCATAACCTTCGCGCAGTAATCTGCGATTTGGATCATGAATTAAGTAATCAATCTGAATTCGATTTGATAAACAATCAAATTTATTACTTAGCACCTCCGAGCAGTAGCGATAATAAGGACCATCGTATCGATAATTTTTTATCCTTATGTAGAACCAATCAGCCTAGCAAGATTGTTTATATCAGCACTTCCGGAGTATATGGTGATTGTCAGGGTAATTGGGTTTCTGAAGAGAGCCCCGTTGCACCTATATCCACTAGAGCAAAACGCCGTGTTTATGCTGAAAAATCCTTGACAAGCTACTGTAATCAATATGGTTGCGATTATATTATTCTCAGGGTAGGCGGCATCTATGGCCCTGATCGTTTACCTATTGACCGACTTAAGAACCTTACAGTTATTTGTCCTGAAGAAGCTCCCTATAGCAATAGAATCCATGTTGCCGATCTCGCGTCGGTATGTTTTTCAGCCATGTCTAATAACATACAAAATGAAGTGATTAATGTCTCTGATGGGAATTCAACATCTATGTCTGACTATTATTATAAAATAGCCGACTTTGCTGGCCTACCTAGACCTCCCTGCGTGCCTATGTCAGAGGCACAATACAAATTGTCTGCCGGAATGTTGTCGTTTATTAATGAGTCTCGACTTCTTTCTACTGAAAAAATGAACAGGTTGTTAGACATTGAAATTCAATTTCCCACTCTCGAATTGGGACTTGAGGATTGCTTTAAAAATTCGGCTTTAAAAAATTTGTAA
- a CDS encoding nuclear transport factor 2 family protein, whose amino-acid sequence MNDLDIKFTDSLQVEESFYQAFRTRDINLMKDIWDKTDEVICIHPGSPRIYSFDLIIASWEQIFLVHSETMIDIDDQVYKLQEDVSIHYVKETLSVGDESVASVYATNIYHQTSGGWKMIAHHASPAFTASEKKRNPSLH is encoded by the coding sequence TTGAACGATTTAGATATTAAATTTACCGATTCATTGCAGGTAGAAGAATCTTTCTACCAAGCATTCAGAACCCGTGATATCAATTTGATGAAAGATATTTGGGATAAAACAGACGAAGTTATATGCATACACCCAGGTTCTCCCAGAATTTATAGCTTTGACCTGATTATTGCAAGTTGGGAACAAATATTTTTGGTTCATTCAGAGACAATGATAGATATTGATGACCAGGTTTATAAACTTCAGGAAGATGTTTCAATTCACTATGTAAAAGAAACTTTATCGGTTGGTGACGAATCTGTCGCATCAGTATATGCAACTAATATATATCACCAAACTAGTGGAGGTTGGAAAATGATCGCTCACCATGCTAGCCCAGCATTCACAGCTTCAGAAAAGAAAAGAAATCCCAGTTTGCATTAA
- a CDS encoding proton-conducting transporter membrane subunit, producing the protein MNELSQSLQMNIFASMLIPVIGALLIFACARFRGLIELIFVGTALCLLGVTISIVNLGSDVFYQNISVFTIIDSIPIAFHVEPLGILYACVASGLWLVTTIYAIGYMNANKEKHLARFYMCFCLAMAAVMGIAYSANLLTLFIFYELLTLSTYPLVAHKGTDDAKAGARVYLGILIGTSIGFLLMAILWTWSITGTLDFNIGGILENQLSDGLLMLLFALYAFGIGKAALMPFHRWLPSAMVAPTPVSALLHAVAVVKAGVFCVLKVTVYVFGIDVLTTTGANSPIIWIATATMLLASLVALQQDNLKARLAYSTVSQLAYIVLGAVLATSTSIMGSSLHLATHAVGKITLFFCAGAIYTATKKTLVSDLNGLGRVMPFTFAAYTIAAISIIGLPPLAGSWSKWFLIDGAISADRLIIAIAFLISTILNIIYLMPIAINGFMAKPKQASTGIQEAPFAIVMPLCITAGLCLILFFLLPYVYDFLLLLNLR; encoded by the coding sequence ATGAATGAATTAAGCCAAAGCCTGCAAATGAATATTTTTGCCAGCATGTTGATACCTGTGATTGGCGCTCTACTAATTTTTGCCTGCGCTAGATTCCGTGGCCTCATCGAATTGATATTTGTCGGCACCGCTTTATGTTTGCTTGGTGTAACTATTTCAATAGTAAATCTAGGCTCGGATGTTTTTTATCAAAATATTTCCGTATTCACCATTATAGATTCTATTCCAATTGCATTTCACGTAGAACCTCTGGGTATTTTGTATGCCTGTGTAGCATCTGGCTTGTGGTTAGTCACTACTATTTATGCCATTGGCTATATGAATGCCAACAAGGAAAAACATTTAGCCCGTTTCTATATGTGTTTCTGTCTTGCCATGGCAGCGGTTATGGGAATTGCTTATTCAGCTAATTTACTAACCCTATTTATTTTTTATGAACTGTTGACGTTAAGTACTTACCCATTAGTTGCTCACAAAGGCACTGATGACGCCAAAGCCGGCGCACGAGTTTACCTTGGTATATTAATTGGTACATCCATTGGCTTCTTGTTAATGGCGATACTTTGGACATGGAGCATTACTGGCACACTCGATTTTAATATCGGCGGCATTCTAGAAAATCAACTGTCTGATGGTTTATTAATGTTGTTATTTGCCTTGTATGCTTTTGGCATTGGCAAGGCAGCGCTAATGCCTTTCCATCGATGGTTACCTTCTGCCATGGTCGCTCCTACACCTGTGAGTGCATTACTACATGCTGTGGCTGTAGTGAAAGCGGGTGTCTTCTGCGTATTAAAAGTAACAGTCTATGTTTTTGGTATTGATGTACTAACTACCACAGGCGCTAACTCTCCAATCATTTGGATAGCAACTGCCACCATGTTGCTAGCTTCGTTAGTAGCGTTACAACAAGATAACCTAAAAGCACGGCTCGCTTATTCCACAGTCAGCCAGCTAGCATACATAGTATTAGGGGCAGTATTGGCAACGTCAACGAGTATTATGGGTTCCTCATTGCATTTAGCAACTCATGCTGTCGGCAAAATAACTTTATTCTTTTGTGCAGGGGCTATTTACACTGCTACAAAGAAAACTCTAGTGAGTGACTTGAACGGTTTAGGACGCGTGATGCCATTTACTTTTGCAGCCTATACCATTGCTGCTATTAGTATTATTGGTTTGCCGCCCCTTGCTGGGAGTTGGAGTAAGTGGTTTCTAATTGATGGCGCCATCAGTGCTGACAGACTCATCATTGCCATTGCATTTTTAATCAGCACGATACTCAATATTATCTACTTAATGCCGATTGCTATTAATGGATTTATGGCAAAACCGAAGCAGGCAAGCACTGGCATTCAAGAAGCACCATTTGCGATAGTGATGCCATTATGTATTACAGCAGGTTTATGTTTAATACTGTTCTTTTTACTACCTTATGTTTATGACTTTTTACTTTTACTCAACTTAAGATGA